A region of Moorena producens PAL-8-15-08-1 DNA encodes the following proteins:
- a CDS encoding glycosyltransferase family 4 protein: MSQLLVNLSILFSQPTGIANYAANLFPYLKALDPTLLISSTASSRFCSATTYSCYPIPGNLSPEQGTKGHFRRLLWTQFQLPRIYKKLRTHLLFSPVPEAPLFTNCRYVVMVHDLIGLRFPQGFSPLTTYQRYYIPQVLAQAEHIICNSKATARDLTDFFKIPAAKITPVLLAYDANHYYYQDLRKCPLNPPNLDLPNLGDFDIITPQNWGAGGQNQLNFVSPNYLDTVDGEKNGENQENCPYFLYIGRPDPHKNLHRLIEAFAALPNCQDYQLWIAGATDKRYTPLLEAQAEELDISSQVKFLGYVPQHQLPTMIRHAIAFVFPSLWEGFGIPVLEAMACGTPVITANLSSLPEVAGDAAILINPYNPEEITAAMAAVATDSQMRSHLRMAGLARASEFSWQKTGQATVEILNHIAKGIGNRE; encoded by the coding sequence ATGAGCCAATTGTTGGTCAATCTCTCGATTCTATTTTCCCAACCTACGGGTATTGCTAACTATGCCGCTAATCTTTTTCCTTATTTAAAAGCTCTCGACCCTACCTTACTAATTTCTTCCACTGCGTCTAGCCGTTTCTGTAGTGCTACTACCTACAGTTGCTACCCAATTCCAGGGAATTTAAGCCCTGAACAAGGCACGAAAGGACATTTTCGTCGTCTGTTGTGGACTCAGTTTCAACTGCCGCGAATTTATAAAAAATTGCGAACGCATCTTCTGTTTTCTCCTGTTCCAGAAGCTCCCCTGTTCACCAATTGCCGCTATGTGGTAATGGTTCATGATTTGATTGGGTTACGGTTTCCCCAGGGTTTCTCACCCTTAACTACTTACCAACGCTACTATATCCCCCAAGTTCTTGCTCAAGCAGAACACATCATCTGTAACTCTAAGGCTACTGCTAGAGACCTTACTGACTTCTTCAAGATTCCAGCCGCAAAAATCACCCCGGTCTTACTGGCTTACGATGCCAATCACTATTATTATCAGGACTTACGCAAGTGCCCCCTAAATCCCCCAAATTTGGATCTCCCAAATTTGGGGGACTTTGACATCATTACCCCCCAGAATTGGGGGGCAGGGGGGCAAAACCAACTAAATTTCGTAAGTCCTAATTATCTGGATACAGTAGATGGGGAAAAAAATGGGGAAAACCAGGAAAATTGTCCCTATTTTCTCTACATCGGACGCCCAGACCCCCACAAAAACCTCCATCGGCTGATTGAGGCTTTCGCTGCTCTACCCAATTGTCAGGACTACCAACTCTGGATTGCTGGCGCAACGGATAAACGCTACACACCATTGCTGGAAGCCCAAGCGGAGGAACTGGATATATCCAGTCAGGTCAAATTCCTAGGATATGTTCCTCAGCACCAGTTACCGACCATGATTAGACATGCGATCGCATTTGTATTCCCCAGTCTTTGGGAAGGCTTCGGTATTCCTGTATTAGAGGCAATGGCTTGCGGTACTCCTGTAATTACAGCTAATCTCTCCTCCTTACCGGAAGTAGCTGGAGATGCCGCTATATTAATCAATCCTTACAACCCTGAAGAAATCACAGCAGCCATGGCAGCAGTAGCAACCGATTCTCAAATGCGATCGCATCTTCGTATGGCAGGTCTTGCTAGAGCCAGTGAATTTAGTTGGCAAAAAACTGGGCAAGCTACGGTAGAGATTCTAAATCATATAGCAAAGGGAATAGGGAACAGGGAATAG
- a CDS encoding CHAT domain-containing protein, with product MKTILNLVTVGLPSLFLALTATPSLAIASLHHPQVSIAPTLQAQTPQATSQRSKLNQGRAYFNRGQFAQAAEIWEQAAQDYATRGDSLHQALSLNYLSLAYQHLSQWDLAQTAIESSLKLVESATSNNPLLWAQILNTKARLLFHTGQNQSALETFQQAQKYYDQAGDKTGALISKINQAEALQSLGFYNRAKDILEEINQQLATTEESAVKVAMLRSLGIALEVLGDVSASRDVLEQSLSMAQGLEATNQLGIILLSLGNTALDAGDNSAALDYFKRAEKATTNPEEKVKTRLNQLRLYVQLEQWQNANAIAPRIYQQLSQLQPSRSSIYGAVNLAASWQQMGNQGKSLTLQQVNQILVQAVKSARKLKDAQAEAYALYHWGKLYSSNGQLAYAIKLTQKSLIIAQQINATEISSQAAWQLGKLHKKQGKSTEAIAAYTEAVKDLKSLRGDLVSINPDIQFSFRKSVEPVYREMVELLLDGNPSQEYLKKARQIIEDLQLAELDNFFRQACLDANVAQIDQIDRSATVIYPIILPERLAVIVSAPGKPIGYYSTSVSAAEVDQTLTRFLSFLHPVFKQDQRLPHLQKVYDWLIRPAEQEQILTDTKTLVFILDGKLRKLPMAALHDGEQYLVEKYNISVSLGLQLLDPQPLRKEKFSIIAGGLSEARQGFKSLPGVKQEIEQIAKRLNPDSVMLNQDFTSKRVSKEITTKTSNVIHLATHGQFSSKADETFILTWENKINVKEFEQLLRSQELLGEDQIDLLVLSACQTAKGDDQAMLGLAGFAIKSGARSTLGTLWKVRDDSTAIFMNKFYEYLKQPEITKAEAVRKAQLDLIGDSQFNEPLFWAPFILVGNWL from the coding sequence ATGAAAACCATCCTAAATTTAGTTACTGTCGGATTACCCAGTTTATTCCTAGCACTGACAGCTACTCCTAGTTTAGCGATCGCATCCCTTCACCACCCCCAAGTCAGTATTGCTCCGACCTTGCAAGCCCAAACTCCTCAGGCTACCAGTCAACGTAGTAAACTTAACCAAGGCAGAGCTTATTTCAACAGGGGACAATTTGCCCAAGCAGCTGAAATCTGGGAACAAGCAGCCCAAGATTACGCAACTCGGGGTGACTCTCTCCATCAAGCCTTGAGTTTGAATTATCTATCCTTAGCTTACCAACACCTCAGTCAGTGGGACCTTGCCCAAACCGCTATTGAATCCAGCCTTAAGTTAGTCGAATCAGCTACCAGTAATAATCCTCTGCTGTGGGCACAAATTCTTAATACCAAAGCTAGACTCCTGTTCCACACTGGACAAAACCAATCTGCCCTAGAAACATTTCAACAGGCACAAAAGTATTATGATCAAGCGGGAGATAAAACTGGTGCTTTGATTAGCAAAATTAACCAGGCTGAAGCCCTGCAAAGCTTAGGATTTTATAATCGTGCCAAAGATATCCTAGAAGAGATTAATCAACAATTAGCAACTACAGAAGAGTCTGCCGTTAAAGTAGCAATGCTCAGAAGTTTAGGCATCGCTTTAGAAGTGTTGGGGGATGTAAGCGCTAGTAGAGATGTACTCGAACAAAGCTTATCTATGGCTCAGGGTCTGGAAGCCACTAACCAATTAGGAATTATCCTGTTGAGTTTAGGCAATACAGCCCTTGATGCTGGAGATAATTCTGCTGCATTAGATTACTTTAAACGGGCAGAAAAGGCAACTACCAATCCAGAAGAAAAAGTTAAAACTCGACTCAACCAACTACGCCTCTATGTCCAATTAGAACAGTGGCAAAATGCTAATGCTATCGCTCCGCGAATTTACCAACAACTGAGCCAGTTACAGCCCAGTCGCTCCTCCATTTATGGGGCAGTAAATTTAGCCGCTAGTTGGCAACAAATGGGTAACCAAGGTAAATCATTGACGCTCCAACAAGTCAATCAAATCCTTGTGCAAGCGGTGAAATCTGCCCGCAAACTCAAGGATGCCCAAGCTGAAGCCTATGCCCTCTATCACTGGGGTAAACTTTATAGTAGCAATGGTCAGTTAGCTTATGCTATCAAGCTTACCCAAAAATCCTTAATTATTGCCCAACAAATTAACGCCACCGAGATTAGTTCCCAAGCGGCTTGGCAATTAGGTAAATTGCACAAAAAACAGGGAAAATCGACGGAAGCGATCGCGGCCTATACTGAAGCGGTTAAAGACTTAAAAAGCTTGCGTGGTGATTTGGTTTCCATTAATCCAGATATCCAGTTTTCCTTCCGAAAAAGCGTTGAACCAGTATACCGAGAAATGGTAGAATTGTTGCTAGACGGTAATCCTAGTCAAGAGTATCTAAAAAAAGCACGCCAGATCATTGAGGATTTACAATTAGCAGAATTGGATAACTTTTTCCGGCAAGCTTGTTTAGATGCTAATGTTGCCCAAATTGATCAGATTGACAGGTCAGCAACGGTAATTTACCCGATTATTTTGCCAGAACGTTTAGCTGTGATTGTCTCCGCCCCCGGTAAACCCATTGGCTATTATTCTACATCTGTGTCTGCAGCAGAGGTGGATCAAACCCTAACCAGATTTTTGAGCTTTCTCCATCCTGTCTTTAAGCAAGACCAACGCTTACCCCACCTCCAAAAAGTTTATGACTGGCTAATCCGACCTGCGGAACAAGAGCAAATTTTAACGGATACCAAAACCCTGGTGTTTATCCTGGATGGCAAATTACGTAAACTGCCGATGGCAGCCTTACACGATGGAGAGCAGTATCTAGTGGAAAAATACAATATTTCCGTGTCTCTAGGGTTGCAACTGCTAGATCCACAACCGTTACGAAAAGAAAAATTTAGTATCATTGCTGGGGGATTGAGTGAAGCTCGTCAAGGCTTTAAATCTTTACCAGGGGTGAAGCAGGAAATTGAGCAAATTGCTAAAAGGTTGAACCCAGACTCAGTCATGCTCAATCAAGACTTCACTAGCAAAAGAGTGTCTAAGGAAATAACCACTAAAACCTCTAATGTGATACACTTAGCTACTCATGGTCAATTTAGCTCCAAAGCTGACGAGACGTTTATACTAACCTGGGAAAATAAAATTAATGTCAAAGAATTCGAACAACTGCTGCGTAGTCAAGAATTGTTGGGAGAAGACCAAATTGATTTACTCGTTCTGAGTGCTTGTCAAACTGCTAAAGGGGACGATCAAGCGATGTTAGGGTTAGCGGGTTTTGCGATTAAATCGGGAGCGCGTTCTACCTTAGGGACATTGTGGAAAGTGCGTGATGATTCCACTGCTATATTCATGAACAAGTTTTACGAATACCTAAAACAGCCAGAAATCACCAAAGCAGAAGCGGTCAGGAAAGCCCAGCTCGATTTGATTGGAGATAGCCAGTTTAATGAACCTCTGTTTTGGGCACCTTTTATTCTGGTCGGTAATTGGTTGTAA